The following coding sequences are from one Biomphalaria glabrata chromosome 8, xgBioGlab47.1, whole genome shotgun sequence window:
- the LOC106060823 gene encoding SH3 domain-binding protein 2-like isoform X1 encodes MAAIHKKLKEIKFDIISMTSFVTLKVSDAGISAQDIISLPNAQIKHGIIRRKNPTITFGKWPHRFIVLLRDSLYVYHDEKSKSQSQSVSLRGYNRVKRVTSKKHDWCFALLPEQNEASLKPEKFACVSDAERREWMIAIRAQLYIANNLDIVPHRPHSFSDEDEYLKIEESIYDSRSREQDMISSTSEEESSSDSDMEEKFPVFRKSTRSYSSPEALKAEEIGKLRMLAKSTKRQESVDALRTLDSVKEEDESGKKRGGSTKIMRIPSVPPRYSEVVEPVKKTETAQDPDYMNLTKMKEHLDTSDGDPMKAPWLYDVPPEHPPPPPFHCQKLRPSMSQDSKFYQTPPTDIFPPIPRKHPIKSTNSSEDSGIRCSGSSTEEAQQEDDLYVLPQGDERLSLEALCTVEDTSSDRDHIICQLQAKQLSGTYLIRRSRQNPDEKVLAYLTKNLHVKEFKIYSQGEKVFLKSDRLFDNIEDLLKHYTSVSTLPTTECYLKQGYHTVH; translated from the exons ATGGCTGCAATACACAAAAA ATTGAAAGAGATCAAATTTGACATCATCAGCATGACATCATTTGTGACATTAAAAGTATCTGACGCTGGCATCTCTGCCCAAGACATCATCTCGCTGCCCAACGCCCAGATCAAACACGGGATAATCCGTAGAAAGAATCCGACCATCACCTTCGGAAAATGGCCGCACCGCTTCATAGTCCTACTGAGAGATTCCCTCTACGTCTATCATGACGAGAAATCCAAGTCACAGTCACAGTCCGTATCCCTCCGCGGGTACAATCGCGTGAAGCGAGTCACGTCCAAAAAGCACGATTGGTGTTTTGCCCTTCTTCCGGAGCAGAACGAAGCGTCTCTGAAGCCGGAGAAGTTTGCTTGCGTTAGCGACGCAGAGCGGAGAGAATGGATGATCGCCATCAGGGCGCAGCTTTACATCGCCAACAATCTGGACATCGTGCCACACAGACCACATTCATTCTCTGACGAGGATGAATATCTCAAAATAGAAGAGTCTATTTACGATTCCAGATCTAGAGAGCAGGACATGATAAGTTCCACGTCTGAAGAAGAGAGTTCTTCGGATTCTGACATGGAAGAAAAATTTCCGGTTTTTAGAAAGTCCACTAGATCGTACTCATCCCCAGAGGCTTTGAAGGCAGAAGAAATAGGCAAATTAAGAATGTTGGCTAAATCAACGAAAAGGCAAGAGTCTGTCGATGCTTTGCGGACCCTAGACTCAGTAAAGGAAGAAGATGAATCTGGGAAAAAACGCGGAGGAAGTACAAAGATAATGAGGATTCCTTCAGTGCCTCCGCGATACAGCGAAGTCGTTGAACCCGTGAAAAAAACTGAAACAGCCCAAGACCCAGATTATATGAACTTGACCAAGATGAAAGAACATCTTGATACCAGTGATGGAGATCCAATGAAAGCTCCATGGCTGTACGATGTACCTCCTGAGCATCCCCCGCCTCCACCGTTTCATTGCCAAAAACTAAGACCGAGTATGTCTCAAGATTCGAAATTTTATCAGACACCTCCTACTGACATATTTCCTCCAATACCCAGGAAGCATCCGATCAAATCGACAAATTCCAGCGAGGATTCTGGAATTAGGTGCTCGGGATCGTCCACTGAAGAAGCCCAACAAGAGGACGACCTTTATGTCCTACCCCAGGGGGACGAGAGGCTCTCGCTTGAAGCTTTGTGCACGGTGGAGGACACCAGCTCAGACAGGGACCATATCATATGTCAGCTCCAGGCCAAACAGCTCAGCGGCACCTACCTGATACGCAGGTCCAGGCAAAACCCAGATGAGAAGGTGCTGGCGTATCTCACCAAAAACCTACACGTCAAAGAGTTCAAGATTTACTCGCAGGGAGAGAAAGTTTTCTTGAAGAGTGACCGCCTCTTTGATAACATTGAAGATCTGCTGAAGCACTACACATCTGTAAGCACTTTACCCACTACAGAGTGCTATCTCAAACAAGGTTATCACACTGTCCATTAG
- the LOC106060823 gene encoding SH3 domain-binding protein 2-like isoform X2 codes for MTSFVTLKVSDAGISAQDIISLPNAQIKHGIIRRKNPTITFGKWPHRFIVLLRDSLYVYHDEKSKSQSQSVSLRGYNRVKRVTSKKHDWCFALLPEQNEASLKPEKFACVSDAERREWMIAIRAQLYIANNLDIVPHRPHSFSDEDEYLKIEESIYDSRSREQDMISSTSEEESSSDSDMEEKFPVFRKSTRSYSSPEALKAEEIGKLRMLAKSTKRQESVDALRTLDSVKEEDESGKKRGGSTKIMRIPSVPPRYSEVVEPVKKTETAQDPDYMNLTKMKEHLDTSDGDPMKAPWLYDVPPEHPPPPPFHCQKLRPSMSQDSKFYQTPPTDIFPPIPRKHPIKSTNSSEDSGIRCSGSSTEEAQQEDDLYVLPQGDERLSLEALCTVEDTSSDRDHIICQLQAKQLSGTYLIRRSRQNPDEKVLAYLTKNLHVKEFKIYSQGEKVFLKSDRLFDNIEDLLKHYTSVSTLPTTECYLKQGYHTVH; via the coding sequence ATGACATCATTTGTGACATTAAAAGTATCTGACGCTGGCATCTCTGCCCAAGACATCATCTCGCTGCCCAACGCCCAGATCAAACACGGGATAATCCGTAGAAAGAATCCGACCATCACCTTCGGAAAATGGCCGCACCGCTTCATAGTCCTACTGAGAGATTCCCTCTACGTCTATCATGACGAGAAATCCAAGTCACAGTCACAGTCCGTATCCCTCCGCGGGTACAATCGCGTGAAGCGAGTCACGTCCAAAAAGCACGATTGGTGTTTTGCCCTTCTTCCGGAGCAGAACGAAGCGTCTCTGAAGCCGGAGAAGTTTGCTTGCGTTAGCGACGCAGAGCGGAGAGAATGGATGATCGCCATCAGGGCGCAGCTTTACATCGCCAACAATCTGGACATCGTGCCACACAGACCACATTCATTCTCTGACGAGGATGAATATCTCAAAATAGAAGAGTCTATTTACGATTCCAGATCTAGAGAGCAGGACATGATAAGTTCCACGTCTGAAGAAGAGAGTTCTTCGGATTCTGACATGGAAGAAAAATTTCCGGTTTTTAGAAAGTCCACTAGATCGTACTCATCCCCAGAGGCTTTGAAGGCAGAAGAAATAGGCAAATTAAGAATGTTGGCTAAATCAACGAAAAGGCAAGAGTCTGTCGATGCTTTGCGGACCCTAGACTCAGTAAAGGAAGAAGATGAATCTGGGAAAAAACGCGGAGGAAGTACAAAGATAATGAGGATTCCTTCAGTGCCTCCGCGATACAGCGAAGTCGTTGAACCCGTGAAAAAAACTGAAACAGCCCAAGACCCAGATTATATGAACTTGACCAAGATGAAAGAACATCTTGATACCAGTGATGGAGATCCAATGAAAGCTCCATGGCTGTACGATGTACCTCCTGAGCATCCCCCGCCTCCACCGTTTCATTGCCAAAAACTAAGACCGAGTATGTCTCAAGATTCGAAATTTTATCAGACACCTCCTACTGACATATTTCCTCCAATACCCAGGAAGCATCCGATCAAATCGACAAATTCCAGCGAGGATTCTGGAATTAGGTGCTCGGGATCGTCCACTGAAGAAGCCCAACAAGAGGACGACCTTTATGTCCTACCCCAGGGGGACGAGAGGCTCTCGCTTGAAGCTTTGTGCACGGTGGAGGACACCAGCTCAGACAGGGACCATATCATATGTCAGCTCCAGGCCAAACAGCTCAGCGGCACCTACCTGATACGCAGGTCCAGGCAAAACCCAGATGAGAAGGTGCTGGCGTATCTCACCAAAAACCTACACGTCAAAGAGTTCAAGATTTACTCGCAGGGAGAGAAAGTTTTCTTGAAGAGTGACCGCCTCTTTGATAACATTGAAGATCTGCTGAAGCACTACACATCTGTAAGCACTTTACCCACTACAGAGTGCTATCTCAAACAAGGTTATCACACTGTCCATTAG